The proteins below are encoded in one region of Planctopirus limnophila DSM 3776:
- the guaB gene encoding IMP dehydrogenase codes for MQDRIAYQGITFDDVLLEPGYSELVPSDVETSSRLTRNIRLNVPIVSSPMDTVTESDMAIAMAQEGGMGIIHKNLSIEQQALHVERVKRSEHGVIVDPVTLPPEATALAAWEIMEQRNIGGVPVTQNGRLKGILTRRDLRFLASKDTPISEVMTKENLVTAKENTTLEEAERILLENKVEKLLLVDDEFQLKGLITIKDIDKNLRFPKASKDRRGRLRVGAAVGVFDFERAAALIDRGVDVLCVDSAHGHSQNVIQTVSEVKKRWPEIDVIAGNVATTAGARDLLMAGADAIKVGIGPGSICTTRIIAGVGVPQLTAIHNASLAVAGTDVPIIADGGIRYSGDITKALAAGGHCVMLGSLLAGVDESPGEVILFQGRSYKRYRGMGSMGAMVKGSSERYRQGKVDESSPGRGAGKLVPEGVEGRVAHKGSLHNLVYQLIGGLRAGMGYCGVPTIDDLRTNTRFIQVSAATVRENHPHDITIVEESPNYTVEHAHREGS; via the coding sequence ATGCAAGATCGAATTGCCTATCAGGGAATCACCTTCGACGATGTTCTGCTCGAACCGGGCTATAGTGAACTCGTACCTTCCGATGTCGAAACATCTTCTCGACTCACCCGCAATATCCGGCTGAATGTGCCGATTGTTTCCAGCCCCATGGATACCGTGACGGAAAGCGACATGGCCATTGCCATGGCGCAGGAAGGGGGCATGGGGATCATTCATAAAAACCTCTCGATCGAACAACAGGCGTTGCATGTCGAGCGGGTCAAACGCAGTGAACACGGCGTCATTGTCGATCCCGTGACTCTCCCGCCAGAGGCGACAGCGCTGGCCGCCTGGGAAATCATGGAGCAAAGGAACATTGGTGGTGTTCCGGTCACTCAAAACGGTCGGCTCAAAGGGATTCTGACACGTCGCGACCTGCGGTTTCTCGCGTCGAAAGATACGCCGATTTCCGAAGTGATGACCAAAGAGAATCTCGTGACGGCGAAAGAGAATACGACTCTCGAAGAAGCCGAGCGGATTCTCCTCGAAAACAAGGTTGAGAAGCTGCTGCTGGTGGATGACGAGTTTCAGCTCAAGGGGCTGATCACGATCAAGGATATCGATAAAAACCTGCGTTTCCCGAAAGCGAGTAAAGATCGACGTGGACGTTTGCGCGTCGGTGCCGCCGTCGGCGTGTTTGACTTTGAGCGTGCTGCGGCCCTTATCGACAGGGGGGTTGATGTGCTTTGTGTCGACAGCGCACACGGACATAGCCAAAACGTGATTCAGACCGTTAGCGAGGTGAAGAAACGCTGGCCAGAGATCGATGTGATAGCAGGGAATGTTGCCACAACGGCAGGAGCCCGAGATCTCCTGATGGCGGGGGCGGATGCAATCAAGGTGGGCATTGGCCCAGGCTCGATCTGCACGACGCGAATTATTGCCGGTGTGGGTGTTCCTCAGTTAACGGCGATACACAATGCCTCATTGGCAGTGGCCGGGACTGATGTTCCGATCATTGCCGATGGTGGCATCAGGTATAGCGGTGATATCACCAAGGCTTTGGCTGCTGGTGGTCATTGCGTGATGCTGGGAAGTTTGCTGGCGGGTGTGGATGAAAGCCCCGGAGAAGTCATTCTTTTCCAGGGCCGCAGCTACAAACGCTACCGGGGCATGGGCTCGATGGGTGCCATGGTCAAAGGGAGCAGCGAACGCTACCGGCAAGGGAAAGTTGACGAAAGCAGTCCAGGGCGTGGAGCAGGGAAGCTCGTTCCCGAAGGCGTTGAAGGGCGAGTGGCTCATAAAGGCTCGCTCCACAATCTGGTTTACCAGTTGATCGGTGGCCTGCGGGCCGGCATGGGATACTGCGGTGTGCCCACGATTGATGATCTGCGGACAAACACGCGGTTCATTCAAGTCTCGGCTGCCACAGTGAGGGAGAACCATCCCCATGACATTACGATTGTCGAAGAATCTCCGAATTACACCGTTGAGCACGCCCATCGCGAAGGCTCGTAA